The Gossypium hirsutum isolate 1008001.06 chromosome D06, Gossypium_hirsutum_v2.1, whole genome shotgun sequence genome contains the following window.
ATCTCTGAAGCTTCCCCTGCTAGAATCCGAGGTGCACTTGTTAGCACCAATGGTTTGCTTATTACAGGGGGACAGTTCCTGTCTTACCTAATCAATTTGGCCTTCACTCATGTAAGTGATGATAATTCACTACAATTCAGGCTTTAACTTATAAAATTCTCACAATCAGTACCGTTGTTGTGTTTACAGGCTCCGGGAACCTGGCGTTGGATGCTCGGGGTTGCAGGACTGCCTGCTGTGgttcagtttttttttatgttatcacTCCCTGAGTCTCCTAGATGGCTTTACCGACGGGTTAGAATATTTTCTCCGATTCATATGGTGGTTTACAACAATGATATGAATTTTACTGGCTTGATGTACAGAATAAAGTAGAAGAGGCGAGGTCCATCCTAGAGAAGATTTATCCTGCTAATGAAGTCGAATCCAAATTGATTGCTCTTAGAAACTCCAGTGAAGCAGAGAAAGCTGATGAACAAGCCATTGGGGATAATTTCATAGCAAAAATGAAAGGGGCTTTACGCAATGTTGTTGTGCGAAGGGGACTCTATGCTGGGGTGACGGTTCAAGTTGCTCAGCAGTTTTCGGGCATCAATACCGTTATGTATTACAGCCCGACAATAGTTCAGTTTGCCGGATTTGCTTCAAACAAGACAGCATTGGCGCTTTCTCTCGTCACGTCTGGGCTCAATGCTGTTGGCTCCATTGTTAGTATGGCTTTCGTCGACAGATATGGGAGGAGGAGAATGATGATCGTCTCAATGTTTGGTATCATTTCTTGCCTAGTGATTTTATCGATTGTGTTCTTCCAAGCAGCCAGTCATGCTCCCAAAATTAGCCAACTCGAGTCTACCCATTTCGCTACAAATGCTACATGTCCTAGTTTCCTTTCCGCCTCTAATCCAACATCATGGAACTGTATGTCTTGTTTGAAGGCGGAGTGTGCTTTTTGTGCCAATGGTGCAAATGAAGTAAGCATTTTAACTCGATTGTGAAGCATTTTAACTCGATTGGCGGTGACATTCAGATTGAtttgtttttctctttatttaGTATTCTCCAGGAGCATGCTTGGCAAAGACATCAGATCTAGAAACCTTATGTCATGGACAACATCGTACTTGGTTCAAGGATGGTTGCCCGAGCAAATTTGGGTTTTTGGCTGTTGTCTTCCTAGGACTGTACATCATTTCCTACTCGCCTGGAATGGGAACCGTCCCATGGATTGTTAACTCTGAGATTTACCCATTGAAATACAGAGGAATCGGTGGAGGGATAGCTGCAGTTTTCAATTGGGTCTGCAATCTTATTGTTAGCCTCACATTTTTAACCCTAACCAAAGCTCTGGGTTCCTCTGGCACATTCCTCCTCTTTGCTGGCTATTGTGTGATTGGACTTGTTTTCATCTACTGGTTCGTACCTGAAACCAAAGGGCTGCAATTTGAGGAAGTGGAGAAGATGCTAAAGTCTGGTTATAAGCCATTAGCATTCAAGACAAAGTCAACGAGGGGTGAGAACCAGTCTGCCTAAGCTTCAAGAAGATTCAATCCCTGTAGATTTTATTTATTGCACGGCATCTTAGAAGAAAATGAAACTCCGTTcttcaaatttaaaatacaaaatttttcggATTTATAGCACTCATTACCAGTATTCAGTATAACAAAACATGCTTATATATCACAATCATTTAAATCCAAAAAGCATCAAACTTGGTCATTCACTGATACTCCGGAGTTTAAGCCCAAGAGGCAAGAGGTAAAAGACATCTGGTTGTGCTTGAAGCAAAGGTCACTTTCTCAACTGTTGAAATGGATCAGATTGGCACTCTTTTTCAATCTGCTCTGGCTTTACACATAAACCCATCAAGTTCAGATGCAGGAATTAAATAACAGATCAAAATGAAGTTGAAATTTCCTAAATGTCTCGCATAATAAAAGCTATCAACATTTCATAAGTTTAATACATGGACCCAACTTGCCcttcttaaagaaaatttgatgtAGGGTTTGAAAACATAGTATGATTTAACGTTAGACAAGTATCCAAGCTTTGTCAAGCAGTGTAGTAAGTCCAGTTCATAAGTCAACTGTATTTGACCTTCAAAGTCAACCCTTTAAGAGAACCGCCGTGAGAGTAAGAAGGAACAAAGCTTCAAGGTCGGTCTAAAACATGGTTATAAAAAATTAAGTCAATTTCTTATCCAAAAACATAAAAGGTCAAccgaaataataaaaagaatacaaAACCCACCATCAGTGAGGATTTAAACGAAGGAATAACTTTTGTTTACTCAACCAAGGGGCTGACACCAATCCGAGTTCGAGTGATCCGACTCCGTGGACAGACCCTACCCTTTCcccttaataaaaaaataaaggaaactgAGCCGGTACCTTTATAAGCCATGAAGCTTCCTTCCCATTTTgctcatattttgtatatgttCTTGATTTTGATTATAAGACCAATTTGAATCCTTTCGAAAGGAAATCATCCCTGAAAAAAGGAAGAACAAAAGGAACCAATATTAAGCACCAAGGTTGATAAATGAAATACAGATGGGATGCTTAACATGTTTCAAAGAACGATTCAAACAAGTCGGAATTCACCACTTGTACCTCTTCTTTCGATTTCTGTTTTTCAGTTCATCTTGTTCATTTTGCTTCTCAATTTCCAATCTTTTAGGGTCTTCTATTTGAATGAGGCTTCCTATATAAACCTCTGCACCAAATGTACCTGGACTACCACCAATCTTCACACTTCGCATCTTCTTCTTTTGCAAATCATACCAGGCAAACTTTTGGCTATTAATCTCCACCAAAACCTTATCAAGCTGCTTGGAATAAGCTAATGGCTTTAAAAACGTTAGTGTGGTAATGGTTCTAGTTCTTTGAATGGAAATCAACTTAGTCCAAGATTGTTTTACTCCATATTCCTTCATAGTCCAAAGATCAATTTTCTCTTGGTCATAATTACAAACAGCACATAGGTGCCCTTCCAGGGCTGCCACATCCAACAGATAGTTCTTATCGGCACATTCAGGTTGAGGTACTTCAATGAACTCCTCGTTTCCAAGATCAAAACCCACAATCCTATTCCTCGGTCCCAATTCAATTCGTGGAGGCATCACCCAATGTAAAACCCCACCAGCAAGCACACCATAGCCTCGCCTATGCAATAGATGGTAGAAAAATTGAAACATAAACCTAAGATACGGAGGGAGCTTAGTGATTTTCCTCCAAGAATCATTCTTTAAACTATAAACCTTAACCTCGTAGTCGTAAAATATACCTTCATCATCCTCATCGTCACTTTTATTGAACTGCACCATCCTCACGACCTTGTAATCATTGGTTTTAGCATCCTGCCCGAACCCATAAAAGATATACCCAGATTTACAAGAATCACCTGGAGGGGGGTCAATCTCGGAAACAGGCAGTCGACGGAACTGCCTCGTGGAGGGATTATACAAGGCGAGGTTTTTATCGGTGAGACGGAATGCAAGGATTCCATTACAGGAACCAAAGGCTTCAGTCCCAGCTCCACTACTCAAAGGGTAGTCGATGGGAACGGCGTTATCCAGAGCATCGAATTCCACGGAATAGAGATGCAAACCTTTGAGGATGATGTTGAGATTGGATCTGGTTTTGATGGAACGATCGAGGTGGGCATTGGTGAAATCAGGGTCGTCTATGAGAGAGCAGTAGGGTTTAGAAAGGGACCTGAAACGCAGGAGAGTCTTGACGGGGAGGCGATGGAAGATATCGGTGACCACATCCATGGGAACCTTAGACATTTCTTGCAGTGGGTTTGGGGGGTTTAGAGGGATTTCTGAGAGAGAGACGAGGGTTTCGAGGGGCTCTAAGATTTGGGGGTCGTTTGCTTGTTTGGAGAATAAGGAAAGAATCGCCTAGGTTGGGATTGCGCGAGTGGGGGCGACAAGTGGAGCGAGTAGAAGGCAACAGCACCAGGGTTATCTCTCTTTTATAGGTAAAGACGCGACCcacagttttatttttatatcataaaatctGCTTTTCTGGTTAGCACTTCTAGAAGCATCTCTCTgctcacttttattttatttattatttattacacCGCTAAATGAATATTTTGGTACTTGaaatccctttttcttttctaatttttttcctcCGGCTTATATATACTGCTTTTCCCCACTTTAGTATTTAAAAttcttaatgtttttaatttaatccttaacattATTAGAAGTttccaatttaatctttttatattaaaaaaatatccaCCCAATTATATGCTATCATGTGGCATCACTTTTTTTTTGGTAAACAAAAAAACAACGATTACATAGGATGATTCATGAGGAAATTATCAACAAAATTATCTTCCTGCAAAATTCTTTAATCCTGATAGGGGAAACCTCGAATATACACAAGGAGTCACCACTCAACAGGGCCATTTTAGCCAAAGCATCAGCAACCCGATTGGTCTCTCTGGAAACATAAGTCAACGACCAACTTTTTTCCGAGGCCAGAACTTGTTGTATCCTCTTAATTAGTGCATTTTTTGAACCACCAGACTTGCTCTCACTGGTATAGATCACGTTCTTGAGGTTATCCGATCGAATGATGACCTCATTATATCTTTGTTTCTGAACGATAAGTAATCCATCCAGCAAACCCCATAACTCAGCAGTCGCTGCGGAGCATTTCCCCAAAAAACGATTATAGCCTAGGATCCACTCCCCTTTGTTGTTGCGTATCACACCGCCTGCCGCAGAAAGATCAGACACAAAGTGAACAGCACCAGCAGTATTAAGAACTACATACATACCTGAGTTCTGACGAATTGGAAACTACTTCGGCTGCAAATCCATCCCTTCATTATATGTGAAGAGAAAATGTTTTGCCCAACTGTAGGAAGCACTTATAATATCCTTCGAACTCAAACCATTTCCTTGGAAAATAATCAAATTCGGATTCTTCCAAATGCGCCAAAGAATGATCCCAAAGAGGCAGGGCCAAGAAGAATCACTCTGCTTGTTGGAAGAAAAAAGTTGCAAATTCGAGGTAAGCCAATCAGCCATAGGAGCAAAGAAAAAATTACTAAGTTGGGTAGTAGGATTGATCTGATGCCAAATTTCCTTTGCAAAAGAACAGTCTCTAAGGATATGAATAGCATCCTCCATGAAGTGGCATGTCGCATCACTTTGATGCTCTTATCTAGAAAAAACTTTAAATCTTTTTTAAACTACAAaagattataaaaattacaaaattagttatttaaaaaatttataatattaaacaaattataaaattacaaaaaagaatatataaaagtttactaaaatttactattttttttaaatatattataaattttaatattttataaatcacATTACTAGAGCATAAAATCATTGTCTCTTGGAAGGATATCACTTACGAtaattgttttattattcaatcaaATGAAATTTATCATTGGTAGATTTTTTTATGTCATAAATCtggataagtttttttttaatttatttaaataatgaacaATAATGTTAAATTTCAAGAGACAACGATATCATGTTCAATCTCTAATAAATGtggtttataaaattttaaaaatattaaaatttctaatatatttttaaaaattttcagtaattttttttatttttatatatattttttgtaatttttaaatatgtttttggaatttttttgtaacttttttggatttttttcatttaaaatcttttttaagttttttcgGATGATGATGATGTCACCGTATGACATATGGCGGCATATGATTAGCTAAATATCCCAAACATTAGTTTTTACTGTCCAAAGGACTAAACTGGGACCGTTTGATAACGTTAGGGACTGAAGTGGGCCAAAAAAACTTTAAGGATCAAAGTCAGAAAAACAATATActtcagggactaaaatgtgcattaaactttttttcttttacaattcaatttttaggttaaattacacttaaggtcactaaactattagtaagctttttgatcacttaacttcaaaaagttacaaaatggtcactgaacTAATCAAAAGTTTCCATTTAAGTCACTAGATTGTTAATATCGTTGTTGCATGGACTTCTCCGCTGGCATCACCTGCACCAATCAAGAGCTCTTGTCCCCCTTATCTTCTAAAACTTAGTTTTCTTCTTAAATGTCACGAATCTGAGAACtaaaatctaaacaactttcttctctTATCTTCGACACTGCCTGTCAATTTGACTTGGACCTAAGTATCTTATCCACTGGACTAGTCATCAAATTATTGTTTGTAGCTAGCTAgtcgaattaaaaaaaaaatcaaatagcttaatgatcattttgtaactttttaaagttgagtcatcaaaatataaatttactataatTTAGTGATGATCTTTTAAGTATAGTTTACCTTTTATTTTACTAGACAGATAAATGAATATTTTGAGAATTGAAATCCTTTTTCTAGTGTATTAATTTGgtgtcttaatttttttttcttttataatatattttttataacctAAATCTGTGTCATGCACGAAAAGAGCtttaataatttctctaaacaatgtaggtttttttttttaacacattTAGATAATGCGACATGGGtccaattttgtttttgtttacatAGGTTTAATCTATgcattttaatttggtcatttttaatttttatatatattttttaattttaaaattttagtctaatTAAATTATAGTTATTAAACTTGTTAAGTTAAAGtcttctatttcaaaaaatttattagGTCAAAATGTGCTTTAAGTCCTTGTACTctttgtaaatttagaatttaatttttctacttttatttttaaaagtttagtccATATACTCTTTAGGTTTCAGAATTTACATCCAATTGCTAATACCaccttaaaattcttttattaaatttgtcggtgtgacattataaaattaaaaaaaaaagtatttgatagtcatataataaaacataatgttgtaatgaacctgaatttaacataaaaattttaacgaTGTTAGCAATGGGGCTTCCATTTTTAACTTTGAaaagtatagaaactaaattCCTTGAAAAAAGAAGTAGGGGGATTAAATTTCGAATGTACAAAGAGTATAGGAACTTAGAGCACAATTTGACCagcatattatcacatatataataacatGTTAACCTATTATTTTCACATAAGATTCACAAAAAAAAGTCACATCATTTGTAACATCCCTAAGCCGTATCcttcgccgaaatagggttatagagcattaccggagttcacaaataaaataaatagacatttcatataatacaactttcatgtcagaaaccaatcaaaatcaaacattttgtcccttatacgagccctcgtggcccaaaatacacgttaggaacaagtcaagactaaatcgagtactcaaagaatttttctgaaaaagtagaaaaatttcaaagctacaggggtcacacggcggTGTAGCCAGGTCGTGTGACTAACACGATcaggagacatgcccgtgtctcaagccgtgtgggcattcgaaataggtacacacagccgtgtcaagcCCGTgcccatacccgtgtaactctctgccttgggtcacacagccaagtcacactcCCCTTTGCTAAGTCGTGTGACCATACTAATTTGCATtcttaaaagatacaggggacacacagccatgtcacctGGTCGTATGTAACACATGACTGaggcacacactcgtgtctctacccgtgtggacgaaaataggtaaTTTTCTAAGCCACATATCTCACCCATATTGACATCAACCTAGCCTCAACAAATTGCACATCAACAAgtcataacaaggcattcaacacatgctaaaatcaagtcttaaacatgtattatcaccacatacaactaataaacacttaggcacctcaaatgacaatttagAAAAACGTCAACCAAGTATCCAACCTTACCTAATTAGTTTATCTAACCAAGTTACTAAAGTTCACTATAACtcaattacatacatacatatatcacttataTTAACATCACAATCATACattaatttcataccaatatgTAAGTaggttatataaacaaaatattattcataatattttcataagctAAACTTTGACTAAGTCCATAcgaaagcctatacatgccatataaaccgtatttaatgtttcaaaaactaccaagataatctggatagtgtgacttaaGCGTTGATCCGGTCGTCCAACCTTCTAAAAATCTACAGAAACATTAAACAATAcaaataagcttaatgaagcttagtaagttcgacgggTTAAACAAAATCTTACCGAACCTACTAtaacaagtcaaataaataaaatcattcatgtcaATTCCCTGTCATTCACTGCCATTTTCCTGTCATTCACAACTTCTATTGATAAATACATCTGTATTCaaatcaatatgaaaataaataacatgcctttcaaattcatttaataaatcacCATACCAAAATTTTTccattcgaagaacgacttatgaataagagtacatcgtcaacagaagctcataagtgCTGGTCTATCTGAATATGCCAACAAAAGCTCGAAAGCTGAATAGAAGCTTGTAAGAGCTGATCTACCCAATTACGCCAAACAGAAATTAAAACATGAGAGTTTGCAATAAATGTTGAACCCCGATTTACTTGGGTAAAATGTTGATATCTCCTTCCAATACCATCATATACCAATttacgaatgtactcaaatcccgcgTTCAATTCAAACCAaatatccaattcaatattataattccaacaataattcatttccaacaatagaataaatacataataccattcatcaatttatacaaatgttaaatttttaaccctacgaacttacctagattgaattgtagtaattgtagaagtttagggactattctgctatttttcctttttcatgagtatctacgggatcttgatctaaaatataaaattattcatttattagcatatatattccatttccaatttattttacaattaatacccttttattttttaaatttacacaattaccctaaactttcacaatttttgtaatttaatcccttaattagttaatctatcaaattaactaattttctcaatcaataatctatccaaatattctaTGCCTTCATACATCCCCTAATAAATCCAAAATTTACTATCAAgccctaatattttaacctttctacaatttaatcctaaaatcaatatttaacaaaattactttataaaatcatcatacaacataatcaaagctctaaatccatgttatttatcaaaaacatctaatatttatccatagaaactttcaaaatttttaataaaatcaaaaacaaatgtatggtttagttggacctaattgtaacaatctcaaaaacataaaaattataataaacggataagaattgaactcacatgaagcaaaaaatatgaagaaccagcttaaaCTCTCTCTCCTATGGCTGTTTAGGCCGAATTTGaagaagaaatgtctagaaaacCTTTAAAatcaatttgtttgttttttatttcaagaaaattacaattttaccattggatttattttattatttttccataatatgcCGCCTCATCTTTTTAATTTTGGTATAATTGTTTCTTAAGTCCTCCCGCATTTATTAATCAaatcatttaatcacttaaatattataattaacaagttttacatctttttcaatttagtcttttttttaattaattaactatcaaaaacgttaaaatttttcaacgaaatttaataccaccttaatgaaactctgtaaatatttataaaaatatttacagctcggtttatagaaacgaggtcccgatacctcactttctaaaaccacttgacctaataaatcattataaacacaaattaccaattcaaaaacctttttaaaaccatatttgactcgtaaatattaaataataatatttaagaactTACTTGccggatttggtggcctcgaaaccactgtttccgacaccactgaaaaaaaTCGGGCTATTATATCATTTTAGCTAATGGATTTAATTGCTACCATTttgaattaaaactaaaattgtaaaattcaaaaaaataatatataaggactaaaaattatcaaataggaGAATacaaattaatatcaaaatttacaCAGTACGAACTAATAGCAATGTTGGACTTAACTTATTTAATTGTTACCGTTTAACTTtggatttaaatttcaaatttaaaaaaaaaatgaaagaacaagaagtaatgaatatgaactaaattcacaacttacataatacctAGACTACTAGCAAAATTTATCAACCACATGTTTGTTTTAAATTAGAAGTAAGGACAATGAATTAAAGAATTTAAGTAATagttgaaaatataaaaaatatatttttaaaagaataaaagaaaatctaTGAGAATGAAAacatattattttctaaattggaaattttatattttctttattatttttagaaaataaaaataaaaactttttatgATATATGACATgcataaattttggaaaaaaatatataacatttaaccaaggtaaaaaataattaattttatatattaaaaaaagagttttttttttttcacttcattTCACCCTCAAACTTTTGGTTTTTATCAAATTGTTCAAAACTAGCAGCAGGGCCTCTCATTCACCTTCTTTATTAAAGGACATATCCACATCCACATTCAACAAAGGGATATCTAATAAGACCTCCCCTTCATCCTTTTCATCTAAATATATATCGATAATGACTTGAGTCGTAGCAACTTCCTCCCTTGGGCCCTGGGTTTGAATCCAGGAAGACGAAGGAGATTAATTGGTTCTTTTGACTGCAACAACAGAAGGTTGTACCTTTACAATGGTAAATGACACTACATTCTTTGGACAAATGATAGGAAGAACACGGGACATGCCCTCTAGGAACCTCTAGTTATGATAGGGCATTTCTCATAATCTACAAGATAATCTCAAGCTTCCTCCATCAACCCACAAAGGATCTTCGCCTCCATATATTTTTAGTTAAGGCGTCACCAAACTCTATGGCAGGGAAAATTGAATTCATCACCAAACTCTAGTTCTACCAAAACATACTTATGATGATCTAGATTCACCATACCGCCCTCATAGAACATGTTTTGTATGGTAGGAATCTCAGCTCaaagtgtagtatatttgttttgtatacttatatttttcaaaaaaaaaggtttaataataatatcctttaattacattaataccctttgtatattgtcctcaatgttatgcacacaaagcaaaatagaagcaaatattggctcactagtTATCTATTGTCGTCACTTTAATGACGAGTTGTTCTGGTGAAGACCTCAACATTTTGTG
Protein-coding sequences here:
- the LOC107910080 gene encoding F-box protein CPR1, whose translation is MSKVPMDVVTDIFHRLPVKTLLRFRSLSKPYCSLIDDPDFTNAHLDRSIKTRSNLNIILKGLHLYSVEFDALDNAVPIDYPLSSGAGTEAFGSCNGILAFRLTDKNLALYNPSTRQFRRLPVSEIDPPPGDSCKSGYIFYGFGQDAKTNDYKVVRMVQFNKSDDEDDEGIFYDYEVKVYSLKNDSWRKITKLPPYLRFMFQFFYHLLHRRGYGVLAGGVLHWVMPPRIELGPRNRIVGFDLGNEEFIEVPQPECADKNYLLDVAALEGHLCAVCNYDQEKIDLWTMKEYGVKQSWTKLISIQRTRTITTLTFLKPLAYSKQLDKVLVEINSQKFAWYDLQKKKMRSVKIGGSPGTFGAEVYIGSLIQIEDPKRLEIEKQNEQDELKNRNRKKRDDFLSKGFKLVL